From one Candidatus Bathyarchaeota archaeon genomic stretch:
- a CDS encoding HAMP domain-containing protein, protein MKLRAKILLIMSSTTLALIIILYGFAQVTMLRTAAEMEEDDARQNVRRALNAFSDELEKMLSITRDYASWDDTYAFMINRNEKYVETNLVDETFLNLKLNLMLFVNTDGQIVFQRGFDLRKGCEIQIPSGMLEHIGPNSPLVHHSNERSAVAGVLILPEGPLIVTSAPILTSRYTGPIRGALIMGRYLDSDEVSRLSETAHLSINIFQVDDSKLPSDFQTATTSLLADRSEIFVRPLSEESVSGYSLIKDIYGEPALVLRVDLPRNVYNEAKRNVAYFIYSMLLSASAYAVAIIILVEKSITSRVIRLERMVDEVGRTGNVATRIPVTGRDEISSLTENVNGMLEQLEEHQRQIRRHLEHLEELVEERTRKLLRYERLAAIGEVAMMVGHDLRNPLQVMMNIVYLAGEHLKSILPNVPDHDKAEQIRELCSSMEEQIEYMNKIVSDLQDFGRPLQPQFQPTNLTRLIENTVSNIKKPETVEISLNFKDEFPDLKIDGAMIQRALTNLIINAIQAMPEGGRITITTLRRGAVALINVQDTGEGIPEENLDKLFKPFFTTKAKGQGLGLPVTKRIVEAHGGAIKVESKVGVGTKFTIELPLKEG, encoded by the coding sequence ATGAAGCTTAGAGCAAAGATCCTGTTGATCATGTCTTCAACCACCCTTGCGTTGATTATTATACTATATGGATTTGCGCAGGTGACCATGCTTAGAACGGCTGCTGAGATGGAGGAGGACGATGCGCGGCAAAATGTTAGGCGGGCTCTCAACGCTTTTTCGGATGAGTTGGAAAAAATGCTCTCCATAACTCGCGACTACGCGTCTTGGGATGACACTTACGCGTTTATGATCAATAGAAACGAGAAGTATGTCGAAACAAACCTTGTCGACGAGACTTTCCTCAATCTGAAGTTGAATTTGATGTTGTTCGTCAACACGGATGGTCAAATAGTGTTTCAGAGAGGATTCGATTTAAGGAAAGGATGTGAAATTCAGATACCTTCAGGCATGTTGGAGCATATAGGCCCGAATAGCCCCCTCGTACATCACTCCAATGAAAGAAGCGCGGTAGCGGGGGTTCTAATCCTTCCTGAAGGCCCGTTGATAGTAACTTCGGCTCCGATCCTGACCAGCAGATATACAGGACCGATTCGCGGAGCTTTGATTATGGGAAGGTACCTTGACTCGGATGAGGTGTCTCGTCTAAGCGAAACAGCGCATCTCTCAATCAATATTTTTCAAGTCGACGATTCAAAGCTTCCCTCGGATTTTCAAACGGCGACCACGTCCCTGTTAGCGGATCGGAGTGAGATCTTCGTCAGACCTTTGAGTGAAGAGTCGGTATCTGGCTACTCGTTAATAAAAGACATCTACGGCGAGCCCGCCCTTGTTTTGAGAGTTGACCTACCAAGGAACGTTTACAACGAGGCTAAGCGGAACGTCGCTTACTTTATTTATTCCATGCTCCTCAGCGCTTCAGCTTATGCCGTGGCCATTATAATTCTCGTTGAAAAGTCGATCACTTCAAGGGTGATTAGGTTAGAACGAATGGTGGATGAAGTTGGAAGGACGGGAAATGTGGCTACTCGCATCCCTGTTACTGGAAGGGATGAAATATCAAGTCTGACTGAAAACGTGAACGGCATGCTGGAACAATTGGAGGAGCATCAAAGGCAGATTCGACGCCATCTCGAACATCTGGAGGAGTTGGTGGAGGAGCGGACAAGGAAACTGCTGAGATACGAGAGGCTTGCAGCTATAGGAGAGGTCGCGATGATGGTTGGCCACGACCTCCGCAACCCACTCCAAGTCATGATGAACATCGTCTATCTAGCCGGTGAGCATTTAAAATCGATCCTGCCAAATGTCCCTGACCATGATAAAGCCGAGCAGATCAGAGAGTTATGCTCCAGCATGGAGGAGCAGATCGAGTATATGAATAAGATCGTCTCAGATCTACAAGACTTTGGAAGACCTTTACAGCCTCAATTCCAACCAACGAACTTAACGCGACTGATCGAAAACACGGTTTCAAACATAAAGAAGCCGGAAACGGTGGAGATCTCGTTGAACTTTAAAGATGAATTTCCAGATCTAAAGATTGACGGCGCGATGATCCAACGGGCGCTCACAAACCTGATCATAAATGCAATTCAGGCCATGCCTGAGGGGGGTCGGATCACGATAACAACCTTAAGGAGGGGGGCTGTCGCGTTAATAAACGTACAGGATACGGGAGAAGGGATACCGGAGGAGAATCTGGATAAGCTCTTCAAACCCTTCTTTACCACCAAGGCCAAGGGGCAAGGACTGGGGCTGCCAGTTACCAAACGAATAGTCGAGGCGCATGGAGGCGCTATAAAAGTTGAGAGTAAAGTTGGGGTAGGAACAAAATTCACAATAGAGTTGCCGTTAAAAGAAGGGTGA